From the genome of Drosophila melanogaster chromosome 2L, one region includes:
- the CG44574 gene encoding uncharacterized protein encodes MNAYYKCILLILCATFYVHLVNSLDKHDINAILTKFKNLAVKSASMHLQDSKSDINITSKEFCMKNDERTNRFKRIIFLQKEVILKLQSQLLEQTLNCSNLRQRVRRLIDSYTNLKSELEELRSKSGTTDGPKNESTIKHI; translated from the exons ATGAATGCATactataaatgtattttactTATTCTTTGTG CAACGTTTTATGTCCATTTAGTTAACAGCTTAGACAAGCACGACATCAATGCAATTTTAACGAAGTTTAAAAATCTCGCTG TAAAATCCGCAAGCATGCACTTGCAGGATAGCAAATCGGATATAAACATCACCTCCAAAGAATTTTGTATGAAAAATGACGAAAGGACGAACCGCTTCAAAAGGATTATTTTTCTGCAGAAAGAGGTTATCCTAAAATTGCAATCCCAATTGTTGGAACAAACTCTGAATTGCAGCAACCTGAGGCAAAGAGTTCGCAGGCTCATTGATAGTTACACAAACCTAAAGTCCGAGCTTGAAGAACTAAGGTCGAAAAGTGGCACAACTGACGGCCCCAAGAATGAGAGCACtataaaacatatatag
- the Sfp26Ac gene encoding seminal fluid protein 26Ac has protein sequence MKIHLIFVIVSLVLAKTIADECLTCDWKSNIHCGKVADGSCVFTALNRCQVERISCRREQKKLKPFTEIVKGKCPKDKEKCAKM, from the exons ATGAAGATCCATCTCATATTTG TTATAGTATCTCTGGTATTGGCGAAAACCATTGCAGACGAATGCCTTACCTGTGACTGGAAAAGTAATATCCATTGTGGAAAGGTTGCTGATGGCTCATGTGTGTTTACTGCTCTGAATCGATGCCAAGTTGAAAGAATTTCATGCCGTCGAGAGCAAAAAAAGCTGAAAC CATTCACCGAAATTGTTAAAGGAAAGTGCCCTAAGGACAAAGAAAAGTGCGCCAAgatgtaa
- the CG43185 gene encoding uncharacterized protein, isoform D: MHLRQLLTEMVIILTILTIPGYTIHTLAEKKISQYPWIPKTSTHITPYKISGDI; this comes from the exons ATGCATTTGAGACAACTCCTTACCGAAATGG TTATTATCTTGACCATATTGACCATTCCTGGCTATACCATTCACACCTTGGCAGAGAAGAAAATCAGCCAATATCCTTGGATCCCGAAGACGTCAACGCATATTACACCTTATAAGATATCTGGGgatatatga
- the CG9029 gene encoding uncharacterized protein, isoform B — MKFLTVFAFACGIVILLVATFVVLHGAYGSPLPEPIPDPSPVADPSPAANPSPVADPKPVAEPSANPGTGTNAEPGPRSKPNPSPSAPATLLEANKQDNFAVPLLETAPQKLDDVQADPQPA; from the exons ATGAAATTCTTGACCGTATTTGCATTCGCCTGTG GCATCGTTATTCTGTTAGTGGCAACATTTGTGGTGCTCCACGGCGCCTACGGCTCACCACTGCCGGAGCCCATTCCCGATCCGAGTCCGGTGGCCGATCCGAGTCCGGCTGCCAATCCCAGTCCAGTTGCCGATCCGAAGCCCGTTGCCGAGCCATCTGCCAATCCAGGGACCGGAACCAACGCAGAACCAGGTCCGAGGAGCAAACCGAATCCCAGTCCCTCGGCACCAGCAACTCTTTTGGAAGCCAATAAGCAAGACAACTTTGCGGTTCCGCTCCTAGAAACTGCTCCGCAAAAGCTGGATGATGTTCAGGCCGATCCCCAGCCGGCTTAG
- the CG9029 gene encoding uncharacterized protein, isoform A, whose product MKFLTVFAFACVATFVVLHGAYGSPLPEPIPDPSPVADPSPAANPSPVADPKPVAEPSANPGTGTNAEPGPRSKPNPSPSAPATLLEANKQDNFAVPLLETAPQKLDDVQADPQPA is encoded by the exons ATGAAATTCTTGACCGTATTTGCATTCGCCTGTG TGGCAACATTTGTGGTGCTCCACGGCGCCTACGGCTCACCACTGCCGGAGCCCATTCCCGATCCGAGTCCGGTGGCCGATCCGAGTCCGGCTGCCAATCCCAGTCCAGTTGCCGATCCGAAGCCCGTTGCCGAGCCATCTGCCAATCCAGGGACCGGAACCAACGCAGAACCAGGTCCGAGGAGCAAACCGAATCCCAGTCCCTCGGCACCAGCAACTCTTTTGGAAGCCAATAAGCAAGACAACTTTGCGGTTCCGCTCCTAGAAACTGCTCCGCAAAAGCTGGATGATGTTCAGGCCGATCCCCAGCCGGCTTAG
- the Acp26Ab gene encoding accessory gland protein 26Ab, isoform B: MNYFAVICIFSCICLWQFSDAAPFISVQSSSQSRSQKVMNGMLRTLYDYSVQDSVNDATGHLIQTHKADFNSDVMSPDEIESVRQQLNMA, translated from the exons ATGAACTACTTCGCGGTGAtctgcattttct CCTGCATTTGCCTTTGGCAATTTAGCGATGCTGCCCCCTTTATAAGCGTTCAGTCTAGTTCACAATCAAGATCCCAGAAAGTGATGAATGGCATGTTGAGAACCCTATACGACTACAGTGTTCAGGATAGTGTGAACGATGCGACTGGGCATTTGATACAAACTCACAAAGCAGACTTCAACTCGGATGTCATGAGTCCTGATGAAATAGAGAGTGTGCGCCAGCAACTGAACATGGCATAA
- the Acp26Aa gene encoding accessory gland protein 26Aa — translation MNQILLCSPILLLLFTVASCDSEQQLDSAMHLKSDSTKSASLKNVAPKNDETQAKIAKDDVALKDAKKGDYIMDIDISDLPLDDYPINRSKSLKSSSIDLNNIPFNKGLDDFPAKEKNQGSNQSALKALQQRLLTEQNNSLLLRNHSIYLMKEIEARKTDIIKVRQLNLDLELELNTVNRRLLELNGQLQNTRKSTKPCKKRSSKDSAPPAANQFQEANVRNTYRNKYLTLLKELSQKINNEIAKVATDVPTETNPSQGNLPTL, via the exons ATGAACCAGATTTTATTATGCTCTCCAATTTTAC TGCTGCTTTTTACAGTGGCAAGCTGCGATAGTGAGCAACAACTCGATTCAGCTATGCACCTGAAAAGTGATTCTACGAAAAGTGCATCTCTGAAAAATGTTGCTCCCAAGAATGATGAGACACAGGCCAAAATAGCCAAAGATGATGTAGCTCTGAAAGATGCGAAAAAGGGCGATTATATAATGGATATCGATATTTCTGATTTGCCGCTGGATGATTATCCAATCAATAGGTCCAAATCACTAAAAAGCTCTTCCATTGACTTGAATAATATTCCTTTCAATAAAGGACTAGATGATTTCccggcaaaagaaaaaaatcaaggATCCAATCAAAGTGCGCTCAAGGCCCTGCAACAGAGGTTACTAACGGAGCAGAACAATAGTTTACTTCTCCGGAACCATTCCATATACTTGATGAAAGAAATAGAGGCCAGAAAAACGGATATTATCAAAGTACGACAGTTAAACCTCGATTTAGAGCTCGAGCTAAATACTGTGAACCGCAGACTTTTGGAATTGAATGGGCAACTGCAAAACACTCGAAAGTCCACAAAGCCGTGTAAGAAACGTTCTAGTAAGGATAGCGCCCCACCTGCCGCCAATCAGTTTCAGGAAGCCAACGTCAGGAACACTTACCGTAACAAATATCTAACACTTCTGAAAGAACTTAGTCAGAAGATCAATAACGAAATCGCGAAAGTCGCTACCGATGTACCCACGGAGACAAATCCTTCCCAAGGGAATCTACCAACACTTTAA
- the CG9021 gene encoding uncharacterized protein, isoform A, translated as MHRLVVIFSFCLLLVAGQSVVEPQELSDSTTTYIVDGFPDESQELPGIVAETDEEIEMNAHKINWLPVWEEQEHVRFAREVTEKPVGTAATAENSTPKDTLDLVLQPKENKECPTNAERGLTNLVRVARPLLPAATLKNILANGVEDPQVQELIKLLRSDNFKTQVQLLKATKQHQLLHDYVCRRLKLDPTYYAEYVRVFLDLHISDPPTIKLPNRRPGVRGLLQDLREALPRTALRNMYQQLYSSDSELSSAIRLIRGSEFRRLLRDLRQLKEYRSLAADLEKSGVPLRQLQQLVANALGWSTVDMAGETVIWSL; from the exons ATGCATCGATTGGTGGTCATATTCAGTTTCTGCCTGCTTTTGGTCGCAGGACAATCGGTCGTGGAGCCCCAG GAGCTCTCCGATAGCACCACCACTTACATTGTCGATGGCTTTCCAGATGAATCTCAAGAGCTACCCGGCATAGTTGCGGAGACCGATGAGGAGATTGAAATGAATGCGCACAAGATCAACTGGCTGCCCGTTtgggaggagcaggagcatgTACGATTCGCACGGGAAGTGACCGAAAAGCCAGTTGGCACCGCAGCCACTGCCGAGAACTCCACGCCCAAAGACACGTTGGATCTCGTCCTGCAGCCCAAGGAGAACAAGGAGTGCCCCACCAATGCTGAGCGTGGACTCACCAACCTCGTCCGCGTAGCTCGCCCACTTTTGCCTGCTGCCACACTGAAGAACATCCTGGCGAATGGCGTTGAGGATCCCCAGGTTCAAGAGTTGATCAAGTTGCTCCGCAGCGATAACTTCAAAACGCAAGTGCAGCTGCTGAAGGCCACCAAGCAGCACCAGCTGCTCCATGACTATGTCTGTCGGCGACTTAAATTGGATCCCACCTACTACGCGGAGTACGTGCGCGTGTTCCTCGACCTACACATTTCCGACCCACCGACCATTAAGTTGCCCAACCGTCGCCCGGGTGTCCGCGGATTGCTCCAGGATCTCCGTGAAGCCTTGCCCCGTACCGCCTTGAGGAATATGTACCAGCAACTCTACTCCTCCGACTCGGAGCTCTCGAGCGCCATTCGCCTGATCCGCGGCTCGGAATTCCGGCGGCTGCTGCGCGATCTGCGTCAACTTAAGGAGTACCGCTCCCTGGCCGCCGATCTGGAAAAGTCTGGTGTTCCTCTGCGCCAGCTGCAGCAACTGGTGGCTAACGCCCTTGGTTGGAGCACCGTGGACATGGCCGGAGAGACCGTCATCTGGAGTCTTTAG